The Setaria viridis chromosome 6, Setaria_viridis_v4.0, whole genome shotgun sequence genome includes the window TCAAAAATCGGTTAGATTTTAGTTAAGCATTAAGAAATTGGGGTTAAACAGATATTCTCTACCTCAGAGGAAGGAATCGTTGGCGCCTCGGTCTCTTCTTGGAATGTGGCCGATTGCTACGGAGATTGTGCTGGAGCGATTTGCGCGGCCTAACAGGAGGGAGAAATTAATATCTACAGGCTATTTAGAAGGATGTGGGGTATATGAAGTTACCTGAATAGCTTCTACCAACAATGatgcagcagctgctccagcttctgtagcagcctGAAGATTGACTTCCTCGATAATCGGCAGGGTCGGTGCAGCCAAGGATTCAActgaggccgccgccggtggaTCGGCTGATTCTACATGGGCGTGCACCCGACGGTTTGTCTTCTTCAAAGAGGTTGTATTTGGCttctgcttcgatcggccggtggtgatgtcttcGACGTTGGGGCATGATAGACGATAAGCGGAAATGATGTATATGGGTAGCGATTTTCTATCGGCCTGCCACTTCGGCTGCGTGTTGGAGGAAGTTGACTTCTGGACTGTAAAGGGAAATAAAAGTTAGCAATAAGTTCATAAGATAATAGGAATGACATTGAAATCGGCTGAGAAGAGAGTAGTACCACTGGGGTCGGGTCGATGTTGTTAGGGTCCAGGTCATTACAGTATGCCGCGGGAGATACACAGAAGAGATGATGCTTTCATTCTCCCCGGCATAATTTAAATTgctggacagcaaaaggagctaccaCCCaattgttcaggtcaatggtactaGAGTCTGGCACTAGATTGCACAGCCGATTGTAatcaaggcccttggtgagctcatcccggAATTTTGCACGGCCGGCAAAGTAAACCTGAATCGGCAACTGACCAAGGCCGAACTGCCGTGCTgcaactgatgggttgtaaaactcataagttggggaaTCCTTCCCAGAGAAGTAGTTTGCTATtaagatccctggtttgatcaaggCGTCCGTAAGATCGTTGTCAAAAGAGTTGGACGTCGAGTCATAACAGAAGGGAAGCTCAAAGAGTGGCTCTGTTCTCTGGTATGGATACCAACTTGTGGTctcttcactaaagccgttatagaagcatctgaaatactcggctGTCTGGGTGGCGGTGAACTGGCAACCagggaaagctgatgccgcttcgccaaaaGAGGTGCACCGTCATCGTACTGTGGGGTTTTCCTCTGACTCAATGTTGCGGAATGTCTTGGTCTCTATCTTCTGCTAGAAgaccttgctcatgtacaagttgagctagagggtgatgaaccactaggattaccaatcggctctccctttgacagtttgacaccaatctggtgcatcatgtggtaggccgatccTAGCAGATGCTTCCTGAGAGGGATGGCGGCTCCTCTTGACAAGGCTTCAGCCAGAGCTTAtgtgttggaagaagggccGACTGGTCTACCGCAGAAAaggtgcttctctagccacatcatcaagaaggctgcGTATTCTCTTTCTAAAATCGTCCCGGTCCTCATGTATTTGTTGATAtaacctttccacccgccgattcctttcgttTCCAGCCAATGGATCGGCTTGATCAGATAATTAAAGGGTGTATCGGGGGAGGAAATATCGATGccggtcagcatcagaacatcggctagagttggggtcatgggtccgtgcccaAAGAGAAACGCATTAAGcgcgtcagaccagaagtaggaggctgctatgaccaagggttcattcttctccatctgggacaaagatagattgatgcactggccaATTTTTAattcatcccattgaactctcttggagttggccattctttggtaccactctttccagccgggagtttcattcggccaagatctaaaagtgcctgaCCACTGGCTCAGATCCATaggtgattgcttaaaagggatttTATGGGTTTCTAAATTAATCAGATCAGTtgggtctgggttccccatagggcctaggcGGATGAGACCAGGAGCTTCGGAAAGGCAGATGGTGATTTGTTGTTTGACCGCCTAAAGAAGGTAAgaagggaagaactaagaatagatctaaaagatgcATGGGTGGTAAAAAGTAAAAGGGAAAAGTTTTGGatgtttacctctggaatgaagctcATCGTTGCTGATGGggtcgccgatggagctgccGTTGCTGATGGAGCTGCCGGCGGAGCCTCCGTTGCTGGTGGAGTTGCTGATGGTGTCGCCATTGAGGGGATGAAGCGGGATGCAGACGAAAGAAGGATCACCGGAGAATGCGATTGGAAGCCAAAAGGGCGctgggagaagatggaaagtGATTCGCTGGGGAGGAAGTTACTGAGCTCGTAGAGAAGAAGTGGCAGGGAACGCCAGTATTGAAAGACGGtccgagagaaggggtaaaggcgaGATTTTTATCGCGCCGTATACACAAATTTCGGGggagcggttgtctcaggcACCCAGTTCGAAAacattgcaatcatcaggtagaagactGCGAAATAGAAGGAGATTTTTGCTGCGTTTGTTTTGGAGAAGaggttaaaaaagaatttcaaagtaaaagtcatgttttactccgaaactgggggcatgtgttgacgctagattttgacacattttggatcggcgtcaagagaggaaaggattggccgatgcggcgggttaaaaggttacgattgggaatcggccgattggtgctacagttgggaatcagccgattgacgctacagtgtttcgagcgattggcagacggagttggtggaggtcggccgattggaaggctggagcatttgggccaatatgggcttaaggtgggccagaaaaagcagatagagaaagattggtccgtgggagtatgataaccaactccaatacgagttgtgtttgtaaatattcattttcgtttaaaattagagatagatcctagtcggttaggaaatcagttgtaacaggctataaatagccatctttggagatttgtaaaacaacacatcaatcaatacaaacaacttACTTTtgcatcgtactttactttcaagtcggcgacttcgccaatacatcttttctttcacgagtttgtacgggttggcggggctgcatcgacacgatctccggccgattctgtaagttccgtttatcgagtaatatctaagattTAACTTTAGGCGcgtcgctgtcgtttcgtttaaatttattcacaagttatcgatatctactagaattataggctttatctattgttctagttttatcaccagttatccagcttgagatttgaactgtcagctttattactgttattcttatttatcattatacagccgattagatctatttcatgtgttgcatttgtagcgttgtttagccTACTTTGGTAGTTTCTTCATAATCGCTATGTGATTATCAGCTGTTCCATAGCCGGCCATCTCTATAGCAAATCGGTTGGTTCGCTGATACGCCTTTTGAGACAGATCGgaattttagccgatcgaaacccctggaatttaatacgtttctttccttgtcaatcaacaggtcagattgactggcacgccgcacgaactgcactagggcgatcacccgaacaagagttaagcagattcttccgggtcgtgtgtccgacgctgaaggtcattggctgacttttagcgcaaACACAAGCCGGTGGGCTAGGATAGATGCAAGATAAAATAGCAGCCATTAAAAGGATTCCTTACTCACCATGTATATGTCAGATTAACTAACagatctaattaatgtcatgagatGTAGATTACGGCTGACAGGGGTAGAGGGCATTAACTTTAATCTATTAATCTAGAAGCTTAGAACATGGCAGCAAAGACAACTTACCTACCACCTACAAACCGAACGGATCAGATTAATGTCATGAGACGTAGATTGTACTTGACCAAGACAGTACAACTGAGAGGGTATTAACTTCGACCTAGTAACTTACAGAACTAGTATCCGGCAGCAAGGCCTCGAATACACTGCCATCGGCTCGATGACGTCATCATATTCCTGAGAGATATGGATAAAATCCAATTGAGGCATCGGCTCTCAGCAGTAGCCTTTTGACATTAAAGATCGGAgggctagcaatacgaggggcaaaGGTAAAGATCTATCAGACCTAGTATTAATAAAGCGATAAACGCATGCAAGGTCGAACTagccgatacgatcagataactggtgaacaCTTAAAATGGACTAGGAAACTGAAAAAACAATCTAATCGAATCTAAGCAACTTGATAACTTTGAACACCTCCAAGACAAACAGAATACTGGATAAagctaaaaaaaattctatttGGATCTAAGCAACTCGATGACTAGCCTTATGCTAAAATattagaatattggacaaagtctAGAAAGTTCTAATACAAACGACGTAACGActgggtgacggtacttacaaccTCGCTTGAAATTGAAGCAGATGTAGCACTGTGCCTTAGAAGAAACTTCATCAAAAAATtgcattactcctactcctgaGGTTGTCGTGAAGCTGAAAAGATAAATTGTATTGATATGATCGAGAGAGATAGATTTGTACAATTGCCACGGTACATATTTACATCATGGACTAATGGCTTCTAGTTGAACCGTACAGAAACTTACTTAATAATAAATATCTAAACAAATTATACGGATACATAGACTCTAATTTCCTCTCTTAAATTCTTTTCTTAACGAGTCACGTTCCATGAAAATTCCCGGCTGATGCCAACTTCCTTATCCGATACGCACTGCAACACCATCGACTCCATCTTCCAAAAACCATACACAGTCCTCATATGGCACAATTACTCCCCACACATGCGCATGTATCGAGAACAATCAGCCGCACTAATAATCAATTAAAATAAATGCATGCACACCCGGCCAAAtaattctttctttctctttctccattATGTCATATCCACAAAATCGGGACTCAATAATTCAAGTTAAAATAGAGTAGCATTGCAAAACAAACGGAAAATCAGGCAGCATTATGGACGTTGCAATAGGAACTTTATTGACTACAAATAGAAGGAATTAAAATGTAGCATAATTCCTTTACATTCTGGACGTTTTGATGGAATGCCATTGCCacaaaaataaatgcaattGAATTCTGATTAATTGTGACTTGCATGGATGCCTGGTAATTGGTCTATATAACACTGACGCACACAAAGCCACAGGAACCAGATTAACACTCGATTATCCCATCAGGCTGAGCTTGATCATATACTTGTGCAAGAAACAAACCCATTCACAGGCAGTAACAATGTCCAGTCACTTTCTCCTTATTGTCCTCGTGGCTTCCATCCTTCATGTGGCATATGCTACAGCAGCAACAACTTCGGCGAACTTGACAGCAGATGCGGCCGCGACGGCGTACGACATTCTAGAGAAGAACAACTTACCGCGTGGCCTTCTCCCAAAGGGCGTGCAGTCATACAATCTCAGCCCAGACGGTAAATTTGAGGTAACCCTTCCTGGCGAGTGCGACTTCCCCGTCACCTTCGGTGGCCAAGATTTCAAGTTTCGTTTTGCAAGCACAGTCGGCGGCGTTATCCAAGCTGGATCCATCCATGAGGTGTATGGCGTGAGGGTGCAGATCAAGTTTGGGTGGCTTGGGTTAAGACAAGTCGATCGTGCTGGTGACCAGCTGACGCTCCAGGTGCAGCAGTTCACGCAAACATTTCCAACCAGCACCTTTGCCGTGAGCCCATCCTGCAGCTAAGGGCTACGATCGATCTAGTGCAGGAACGTACGGCAGACAGGAGTCATGCGTAAACTGCGGTGACTTGTCGTTTCGGGCATGTCTTGACTGCATTTCATTATTGCTCCTTAATTTTTGATGCCCTAGTATAAACATATTGCCTGTTCCTGAAGTGTTGTAATTTGATTGATTTTGTAATAAAAGCTGAATTTTATGTCTTGGACTGTGTACCAAAACTACATGTAAAAGATCAATTGCCTCTTGATTACATGCGTGTGCTACTTCAATGGAcatatatttttcttaattacGACATCGTCTCATTTTAGTATGACATTCCTCCAGCAAAAGAACAAAACTAGCTGTTAGCTAGAAATATCATTTGAATTTGACGGAGCTAGTAGAATGGAAGACAACATAATAACACAATATATATCGAGAACACTCAGCCGCACTAATCAATTAAAATAATTGCATGCATACCCGGCGAAAtaattctttctttctcttcaagTCTGAGCATATATAAGTTCTTGTAACTTGTTCACGTCACGGTGCTAAGATAAAATTTTCGTAACTGATGGAAACAGCTTATCATCGTTGCATGTGA containing:
- the LOC117860734 gene encoding uncharacterized protein, coding for MSSHFLLIVLVASILHVAYATAATTSANLTADAAATAYDILEKNNLPRGLLPKGVQSYNLSPDGKFEVTLPGECDFPVTFGGQDFKFRFASTVGGVIQAGSIHEVYGVRVQIKFGWLGLRQVDRAGDQLTLQVQQFTQTFPTSTFAVSPSCS